In Micropterus dolomieu isolate WLL.071019.BEF.003 ecotype Adirondacks linkage group LG17, ASM2129224v1, whole genome shotgun sequence, one genomic interval encodes:
- the LOC123986151 gene encoding putative nuclease HARBI1, whose translation MSYNRYPVGLQGWQDTEPFLKQLEQSTAAMSASSHRAAPMVSGYRNRKLFPSIILQAVCDHQGRFIDTYVGWPGSVHDSRVLRYSPLYRSSRYPLPGHFILADGGYPCLQHPLITPYKTSIQGVGAQRFNSHHSRARSIIERAFGMMKTRFRAIFLQALEVITACSILHNICLGAGDIVAPEDEPEEDVAEDEWENGLETVSGAPWRDQLSAEVSALEEVPPDHQYF comes from the exons ATGAGTTACAACCGATATCCCGTAGGTTTGCAGGGCTGGCAAGACACAGAgccttttttaaagcagctgGAGCAATCGACGGCTGCCATGTCCGCATCAAGCCACCGAGCGGCCCCGATGGTCAGTGGCTACAGGAACAGGAAACTGTTTCCATCCATCATCCTCCAGGCTGTCTGTGACCATCAGGGCCGCTTCATTGACACCTACGTGGGCTGGCCTGGGTCGGTCCACGACTCCAGAGTGCTCCGCTACAGCCCACTGTACAGGAGTTCACGCTACCCTCTTCCAGGGCATTTCATCCTTGCAGACGGAGGGTACCCGTGCCTCCAACACCCACTCATCACTCCCTACAAGACGTCAATACAAGGTGTGGGAGCCCAGCGCTTCAACAGCCATCACTCCAGGGCACGCTCCATTATAGAGCGTGCTTTTGGGATGATGAAGACCAGGTTCCGGGCCATCTTCCTGCAAGCGCTGGAG GTCATAACAGCATGTTCCATCCTCCACAACATCTGCCTTGGGGCTGGTGACATTGTGGCCCCAGAAGATGAGCCTGAGGAGGATGTGGCAGAGGATGAGTGGGAGAACGGTTTGGAGACAGTCAGTGGTGCTCCCTGGCGTGACCAGCTGTCTGCAGAGGTGTCTGCCCTGGAGGAGGTGCCCCCTGACCACCAATATTTTTAA